Proteins co-encoded in one Setaria viridis chromosome 9, Setaria_viridis_v4.0, whole genome shotgun sequence genomic window:
- the LOC117840381 gene encoding chaperone protein dnaJ 13: MASTPEPEDGRELYALLHLSPDASDEEIRRAYRQYAQIYHPDKYQDPQMKEVATENFQRIRDAYEILSDENKRQIYDIYGMEGLNSGLELGPKLTKPEEIKEQLEQLRRRKEEEKLFAHARPNGSIIANFSVPQYLDGNGIMKGMGMSSEVELPVSKQNTVVVGGNLVVNGSAGTGAASTVLRHQLSSASSIEFMATAGLRSVIGMQTFRQISPHSTATSGLAVSLRDGSINLSNAWTRQLSENAVGNIQLVLGDESIISVGWQRKDEKSTATGEIKFGTNFFGATAHYVRRFSSKSHARIAGRVGSTALDFEIGGGRRISEFSTVRMMYNIGIQGVSWRFELHRAGQKLIIPVLLSTDLNALFATSAFAIPSTLYFLLQTYVVKPYYLKREKQKTLEKMEGLSTQLTAARNAAKKAQKLLEPVSNRKKNRQVENNGLVITKALYGNRKKIKERGELNEIDDDVASQVFDVTIPLNFLVTEAGQLKLHEGIKKSGIMGFYDPCPGDPKLLLVEYTFHGRKYKVMVDDYESLLIPQDIHQF, from the exons ATGAAGGAAGTAGCAACTGAAAACTTTCAACGAATACGTGATGCATATGAGATACTATCGGATGAGAACAAAAGACAGATTTACGACATCTATGGTATGGAAGGTTTAAATTCTGGCCTAGAACTTGGTCCCAAGCTAACTAAACCAGAGGAAATCAAAGAACAGTTGGAACAACTGCGTCGGCgcaaagaggaagaaaaacttTTCGCACATGCTCGACCCAACGGCTCAATCATTGCTAATTTCTCTGTTCCACAATATTTGGATGGCAATGGCATCATGAAAGG AATGGGAATGTCGAGTGAAGTTGAGTTGCCAGTGTCCAAGCAAAATACTGTCGTTGTTGGCGGGAATTTGGTTGTCAATGGCTCAGCTGGAACTGGAGCAGCAAGCACTGTGCTGCGGCACCAGttgtcttctgcttcctctatTGAGTTTATGGCAACAGCTGGACTACGCTCTGTTATTGGCATGCAGACGTTTCG TCAAATTTCACCACATTCTACAGCAACTTCTGGACTTGCTGTTTCTTTAAGAGATGGATCTATCAACCTGTCAAATGCCTGGACACGCCAACTATCTGAAAATGCTGTCGGGAAT ATACAGCTAGTCCTTGGTGATGAATCAATTATTTCTGTTGGATGGCAAAGGAAGGATGAAAAAAGTACTGCAACAGGAGAAATAAAG TTTGGAACTAATTTCTTTGGTGCAACTGCTCATTACGTCCGTCGGTTCTCCTCCAAGTCTCATGCTCGCATTGCTGGTAGAGTTGGAAG CACGGCCCTTGATTTTGAAattggaggagggaggcggataTCAGAATTTAGTACTGTAAGGATGATGTATAACATAGGAATTCAG GGTGTCTCTTGGAGATTTGAGTTACATCGTGCTGGTCAAAAGTTAATTATCCCG GTCTTGCTTTCAACTGATTTAAATGCATTATTTGCTACCAGTGCATTTGCTATTCCTTCAACACTATATTTTCTGCTTCAG ACATATGTTGTAAAGCCTTACTACCTTAAGCGAGAAAAGCAGAAGACACTAGAAAAAATGGAAGGCTTATCTACACag CTAACTGCAGCCAGAAATGCAGCTAAAAAAGCTCAAAAATTACTGGAACCTGTCTCCAACCGTAAGAAGAACAGACAGGTAGAGAACAATGGATTGGTGATTACCAAGGCTCTGTATGGTAATCGCAAAAAAATCAAAGAGAGAGGTGAATTGAATGAGATAGATGATGATGTGGCTTCACAAGTATTTGACGTGACAATCCCACTGAACTTCCTTGTTACTGAGGCAGGCCAGCTCAAG cttcatgagggGATAAAGAAGTCTGGAATAATGGGCTTTTACGATCCTTGTCCTGGAGACCCGAAGCTGTTACTCGTTGAGTACACATTTCATGGTCGGAAATACAAG GTCATGGTGGATGACTATGAGTCTCTGTTGATACCACAAGACATTCACCAATTTTAA